One Thermus sp. CCB_US3_UF1 DNA window includes the following coding sequences:
- a CDS encoding membrane protein, which translates to MGLFPLLADPPVFLVALALALLGLVLHNLFQAYLADRYGETAPRRYGFLSADLRVHLEPLGLVFLVLLGFGWPRPVPTHLPGRKGAFVALMGPLGFFLAAFFYGLLARFLPYPFGEGLGVAQRLMLLHAAIYLFPVPPLDGAKALYAVGGYEARRFLDQLSAYGPIGFLLIFLVLSYTGVTGAVVQGLASLLGLLYRAMGL; encoded by the coding sequence ATGGGACTCTTTCCCCTCCTCGCTGACCCTCCGGTCTTCCTGGTGGCCCTGGCCCTGGCCCTTCTGGGCCTCGTGCTGCACAACCTCTTCCAGGCCTACCTGGCCGACCGCTACGGGGAAACCGCCCCCAGGCGCTACGGCTTTCTCTCCGCGGACCTGCGGGTCCACCTGGAGCCCTTGGGCCTGGTCTTCCTGGTCCTTCTGGGCTTTGGCTGGCCCCGGCCCGTGCCCACCCACCTCCCTGGGCGCAAGGGGGCCTTCGTGGCCCTGATGGGGCCCCTGGGTTTTTTCCTGGCCGCTTTTTTTTATGGCCTTCTGGCCCGCTTCCTCCCCTACCCCTTCGGGGAGGGCCTTGGGGTAGCCCAGCGCCTCATGCTCCTCCATGCCGCCATCTACCTCTTCCCCGTGCCACCCTTGGATGGGGCTAAGGCCCTTTACGCCGTGGGCGGCTACGAGGCCCGGCGCTTCCTGGACCAGCTTTCCGCCTATGGCCCCATCGGCTTTCTCCTCATCTTCCTGGTCCTCTCCTACACCGGGGTCACCGGGGCGGTGGTGCAGGGCCTTGCTAGCCTTCTCGGCCTCCTCTACCGGGCCATGGGCCTATGA
- a CDS encoding CBS domain-containing protein: MRVVVAHENLDFDALGSMVLAGKLFPGSLLALVGGLEGPLKDLAPLLEDRLDLVPASEVPLDRVSELILVDNARPERIGPFRALVGRVPCQVFDHHPPAPGDVPAVGGRVAPVGAAVSLLVPLLRERGLGLTPLEATLAYAGLWEDTGGFSFPSTTPLDLEAAWELARMGAEIPRVREWVRPHLGEEARAVLRALLRTAQVVEREGFRLLLARAKEEGYVPALAPLAHTLLDLHEADGVLLVLRLGREVLLIARSKARLDVGRWLSQVGGGGHPRAAFARVRGVRHAVRHLLESLPRYLDPEPTLREVMTAPVETLAPTTVGEALRLLEERGYGAMPVALPLEGGGVRLLGLARRRDLKKAERLGLAHHPVEGFLARAVVLPPETPLSRMEPYLKEGGGRVLVGEPLGEGYRLLGIFTRTDLYRKAPLGEKPVGERILEALPEGARRVLLALKEAFPQGVYLVGGAVRDALLGRSGPDVDLVLEPGVRVGEVARFLAERFGGSYGLHYGFGTGRVRLSFGLVVDLAESREEVYPYPGALPQVRPAPIAKDLERRDYTVNAMALSLAAWELLDPYGGLRDLEARLLRPLHPLSFVEDPSRIVRGARLAARLAFRFAEEALKALPPALLPEVLKTASQSRLRDELLLTLEEDTFHQALSLLQELSALQALYGLRLPPAEPFGRLRPSPEEPQAERLLLEARLLLLLYFQEAPLERAQALGIPKRLQEALGLLLRAARGEEVEREALGREPLRGAFLALFPEKEAWLREKRRVLMGRDLLSLGMRPGPQVGEVLRRVAEARARGEVKTFEEELALARKLVGDGTLSPPR; encoded by the coding sequence GTGCGGGTGGTGGTGGCCCACGAAAACCTGGACTTTGACGCCCTGGGTTCCATGGTGCTGGCGGGGAAGCTTTTCCCCGGGAGCCTGTTGGCCCTGGTGGGGGGCCTCGAGGGCCCCCTGAAGGACCTGGCGCCCCTCCTGGAGGACCGCCTGGACCTGGTGCCCGCGTCGGAGGTGCCCCTGGACCGGGTTTCCGAGCTCATCCTGGTGGATAATGCCCGCCCGGAGCGCATCGGCCCCTTCCGCGCCCTGGTGGGCCGGGTTCCCTGCCAGGTCTTTGACCACCACCCCCCTGCCCCCGGGGATGTGCCCGCCGTGGGGGGAAGGGTGGCCCCGGTGGGGGCTGCGGTCAGCCTCCTCGTCCCCCTGTTGCGGGAGCGGGGGCTGGGCCTCACCCCCCTGGAGGCCACTTTGGCCTACGCCGGCCTGTGGGAGGACACCGGGGGGTTTAGCTTCCCCTCCACCACCCCCCTGGACCTGGAGGCGGCCTGGGAGCTGGCCCGGATGGGGGCCGAGATCCCCCGGGTGCGGGAATGGGTCCGGCCCCACCTGGGGGAGGAGGCCCGGGCGGTCCTGCGGGCCCTTTTGCGCACCGCCCAGGTGGTGGAACGGGAAGGCTTCCGCCTCCTCCTGGCCCGGGCCAAGGAGGAAGGGTACGTGCCCGCCCTGGCCCCCCTGGCCCATACCCTTCTGGACCTCCACGAGGCGGATGGGGTCCTCCTGGTGCTCCGCCTGGGGCGGGAGGTGCTCCTCATAGCCCGGAGCAAGGCGCGGCTGGACGTGGGGCGGTGGCTTTCCCAGGTGGGGGGAGGGGGGCATCCGCGGGCGGCCTTCGCCCGGGTGCGGGGGGTGCGGCATGCGGTGCGCCACCTCTTGGAAAGCCTCCCCCGCTACCTGGACCCGGAACCCACCCTGCGAGAGGTCATGACCGCCCCCGTGGAAACCCTGGCCCCTACCACGGTGGGGGAGGCCCTGAGGCTTTTGGAGGAACGGGGGTATGGGGCCATGCCCGTGGCCCTGCCCTTGGAAGGGGGCGGGGTGCGGCTTCTGGGCCTGGCCCGGCGGCGGGACCTGAAGAAGGCGGAACGGCTGGGCTTGGCCCACCACCCCGTGGAGGGCTTCCTGGCCCGGGCGGTGGTCCTGCCCCCGGAAACCCCCCTTTCCCGCATGGAACCCTACCTGAAGGAAGGGGGAGGCCGGGTGCTGGTGGGGGAGCCCCTGGGGGAAGGGTACCGGCTCCTTGGCATCTTCACCCGCACCGACCTGTACCGCAAGGCCCCCTTGGGGGAGAAGCCCGTGGGGGAGAGGATCCTCGAGGCCCTGCCCGAAGGGGCCAGGCGGGTCCTCCTGGCCTTGAAGGAGGCCTTCCCCCAAGGGGTGTACCTGGTGGGGGGGGCGGTGCGGGATGCCCTTCTAGGGCGCTCGGGGCCGGACGTGGACTTGGTGCTGGAGCCGGGGGTGCGGGTGGGGGAGGTGGCCCGGTTTTTGGCGGAGCGCTTCGGGGGGAGCTATGGCCTCCACTACGGCTTTGGCACGGGGCGGGTGCGGCTTTCCTTCGGCCTGGTGGTGGACCTGGCGGAGAGCCGGGAGGAGGTCTACCCCTATCCCGGGGCCCTGCCCCAGGTGCGCCCCGCCCCCATCGCCAAGGACTTGGAGCGGCGGGACTATACCGTGAACGCCATGGCCCTCTCCCTGGCCGCCTGGGAGCTTTTGGACCCCTACGGGGGGCTTAGGGACCTGGAGGCCCGCCTCCTCCGCCCCCTCCACCCCCTTTCCTTCGTGGAGGACCCTAGCCGCATCGTGCGGGGGGCGCGTCTGGCCGCCCGGCTCGCCTTCCGCTTCGCCGAGGAGGCCCTCAAGGCCCTGCCGCCCGCCCTCCTTCCCGAGGTCCTTAAGACGGCAAGCCAAAGCCGCCTCCGGGACGAACTCCTCCTCACCCTCGAGGAGGACACCTTCCACCAGGCCCTTAGCCTTTTGCAGGAGCTTTCCGCCCTCCAGGCCCTTTACGGCCTGCGCCTGCCTCCCGCCGAGCCCTTCGGGCGGCTTAGGCCCTCCCCGGAGGAACCCCAGGCGGAAAGGCTTCTCCTCGAGGCCCGCCTCCTCCTCCTCCTCTATTTCCAGGAGGCTCCCCTGGAGCGGGCCCAGGCCCTGGGGATACCCAAGCGCCTGCAGGAGGCCCTGGGCCTTCTCCTGCGGGCGGCCCGGGGGGAGGAGGTGGAGCGGGAGGCCCTGGGGAGGGAGCCCCTCCGGGGGGCTTTCCTGGCCCTCTTCCCCGAAAAGGAAGCCTGGCTGAGGGAAAAACGCCGGGTCCTTATGGGACGGGACCTCCTCAGCCTGGGGATGAGGCCTGGGCCCCAGGTGGGGGAGGTCCTGCGCCGGGTGGCGGAGGCCCGGGCCCGGGGCGAGGTCAAGACCTTTGAGGAGGAGCTGGCCTTAGCCCGTAAACTGGTGGGCGATGGGACTCTTTCCCCTCCTCGCTGA
- a CDS encoding Gfo/Idh/MocA family protein, whose translation MPLRLLVLGGGNRGLAYARLAASLGARIVGVADPRPERREAFRRAFGVERVFADWREAVEAPPMGEGAVVALPDRLHKEAAVALMERGYHLLLEKPIAPTWPEVAEVAEAKARTGRMVAVAHVLRYTPYAQALKALLAEGGIGEPVSVQHLEPVGHWHFAHSFVRGNWRREGESSPFLLAKSVHDLDWLLFLLPGEVARVASFGGLYHFRPERRPEGAGERCLACPEGVERACPFSARRIYLEAYERGERGWPLDVVAYPVTREGLERALWEGPYGECVYLGRNDVADHQVVALEYRDGRTASLHAEGLSWMRFRETRVFGTEGEVHGDGRRLRVRHYLKGEWVVDVGGEGEGSIRTGHGGGDLGLVRAFLAALEGEAEEVLEPFAEAVYAHRLTFLAEEARRTGRVVELKNPRP comes from the coding sequence ATGCCCTTGCGGTTGCTGGTCCTGGGCGGGGGAAACCGGGGCCTGGCCTACGCCCGGCTGGCCGCCTCCCTGGGGGCGCGGATCGTGGGGGTGGCCGACCCGAGGCCAGAGAGGCGGGAGGCGTTTAGGAGGGCCTTTGGGGTGGAGCGGGTCTTTGCCGACTGGCGGGAGGCGGTGGAGGCTCCTCCCATGGGGGAGGGGGCGGTGGTGGCCCTGCCGGACCGGCTGCACAAGGAGGCGGCGGTGGCCCTGATGGAGCGGGGGTACCACCTCCTCCTGGAGAAGCCCATCGCGCCCACCTGGCCCGAGGTGGCGGAGGTGGCGGAGGCCAAGGCCCGCACGGGGCGGATGGTGGCGGTGGCCCATGTGCTGCGGTATACCCCATATGCCCAGGCCCTGAAGGCCCTGTTGGCGGAGGGGGGGATTGGGGAGCCGGTTTCGGTGCAACACCTGGAACCGGTGGGGCACTGGCACTTTGCCCACAGCTTTGTGCGGGGGAACTGGCGGAGGGAAGGGGAGTCCAGCCCTTTTTTGCTGGCCAAGAGCGTGCACGACCTGGACTGGTTGCTTTTTCTCCTGCCTGGGGAGGTGGCGCGGGTGGCCTCCTTTGGGGGGCTATACCACTTTCGCCCGGAGAGAAGGCCGGAGGGGGCGGGGGAGAGGTGCCTGGCTTGCCCGGAGGGGGTGGAGCGGGCCTGCCCTTTTTCTGCGCGGAGGATCTACCTGGAGGCCTACGAACGTGGGGAACGGGGCTGGCCTTTGGACGTGGTGGCCTACCCGGTGACGCGGGAGGGGCTGGAGCGGGCCCTATGGGAGGGGCCGTACGGGGAGTGCGTGTACCTGGGGCGGAACGACGTGGCGGACCACCAGGTGGTGGCGCTGGAATACCGGGACGGGCGGACGGCGAGCCTGCACGCGGAGGGGCTGTCGTGGATGCGGTTTAGGGAGACGCGGGTGTTTGGGACGGAGGGGGAGGTGCATGGGGACGGGCGGCGGCTGAGGGTGAGGCACTACCTGAAGGGGGAGTGGGTGGTGGATGTGGGGGGGGAGGGGGAGGGGTCCATCCGCACGGGGCACGGGGGCGGGGACCTAGGGCTGGTGCGGGCGTTTTTGGCGGCCCTGGAGGGTGAGGCGGAGGAGGTGCTGGAGCCTTTTGCCGAGGCGGTTTACGCCCATCGCCTCACCTTCTTGGCCGAGGAGGCCAGGAGGACGGGGAGGGTGGTGGAACTGAAAAACCCCCGGCCCTGA
- the rpsB gene encoding 30S ribosomal protein S2 — MPVNISVKELLEAGVHFGHERKRWNPKFGRYIYAERNGIHIIDLQKTMVELERTFRFLEDLAMRGGTVLFVGTKKQAQDIVRMEADRAGMPYVNQRWLGGMLTNFKTIAQRVNRLEELEALFASEDLQERPKKEQVRLKHELERLQKYLSGFRRLKRLPDAIFVVDPTKEAIAVREARKLFIPVIALADTDSDPDLVDYIIPGNDDAIRSIQLILSRAADLIIQARGGVVEPSPSYALVEEAERQAQEETGESYGEDEVEA; from the coding sequence ATGCCGGTAAACATCAGCGTTAAGGAACTTCTGGAGGCGGGGGTCCACTTCGGCCACGAGCGCAAGCGCTGGAACCCCAAGTTTGGCCGCTACATCTACGCGGAGCGCAACGGCATCCACATCATTGATCTGCAGAAGACCATGGTGGAGCTGGAGCGGACCTTCCGCTTCCTCGAGGACCTGGCCATGCGCGGGGGCACCGTGCTCTTCGTGGGCACCAAGAAGCAGGCCCAGGACATCGTGCGCATGGAGGCGGACCGGGCGGGGATGCCCTACGTGAACCAGCGCTGGCTGGGTGGGATGCTCACCAACTTCAAGACCATCGCCCAGCGGGTGAACCGCCTGGAGGAGCTGGAGGCCCTCTTCGCCTCTGAGGACCTGCAGGAACGGCCCAAGAAGGAGCAGGTGCGCCTCAAGCACGAGTTGGAGCGTCTCCAGAAGTACCTCTCCGGCTTCCGGCGCCTGAAGCGCCTTCCCGACGCCATCTTTGTCGTGGACCCCACCAAGGAGGCCATCGCCGTGCGGGAGGCCCGGAAGCTCTTCATCCCCGTGATCGCCCTGGCCGACACCGACTCCGACCCCGACCTGGTGGACTACATCATTCCCGGCAACGACGACGCCATCCGCTCCATCCAACTCATCCTCTCCCGGGCAGCCGACCTCATCATCCAGGCCCGGGGCGGGGTGGTGGAGCCCTCCCCCTCCTACGCCCTAGTGGAGGAGGCGGAGCGCCAGGCCCAGGAGGAGACCGGGGAGTCCTACGGCGAGGACGAGGTGGAAGCATGA
- the tsf gene encoding translation elongation factor Ts has product MSQTELIKKLREATGAGMMDVKKALEDAGWDEEKAVQLLRERGAMKAAKKADREAREGVIGHYVHHNQRVGVLVELNCETDFVARNELFQNLARDLAMHIAMMNPRYLSAEEIPAEELEKERQIYIQAALNEGKPQPIAEKIAEGRLKKYLEEVVLLEQPFVKDDKVKVKELLQQAIAKIGENIVVRRFCRFELGA; this is encoded by the coding sequence ATGAGCCAGACCGAACTCATCAAGAAGCTCCGCGAGGCCACGGGGGCCGGGATGATGGACGTGAAGAAGGCCCTCGAGGACGCTGGCTGGGACGAGGAAAAGGCAGTGCAGCTCCTCCGCGAGCGGGGGGCCATGAAGGCGGCCAAGAAGGCCGACCGGGAGGCGCGGGAAGGGGTCATCGGCCACTATGTCCACCACAACCAGCGGGTGGGGGTGCTGGTGGAGCTCAACTGCGAAACGGACTTCGTGGCCCGCAACGAGCTCTTCCAGAACCTGGCCCGGGACCTGGCCATGCACATCGCCATGATGAACCCCCGCTACCTCTCCGCCGAGGAGATCCCCGCCGAGGAGCTGGAGAAGGAACGGCAGATCTACATCCAGGCCGCCCTCAACGAGGGGAAGCCCCAGCCCATCGCCGAGAAGATCGCCGAGGGGCGGCTCAAGAAGTACTTGGAAGAGGTGGTCCTCCTGGAGCAGCCCTTCGTCAAGGACGACAAGGTCAAGGTCAAGGAGCTCCTCCAGCAGGCCATCGCCAAGATTGGGGAAAACATCGTGGTGCGGCGCTTCTGCCGCTTTGAGCTGGGAGCCTAA
- the pyrH gene encoding UMP kinase, which produces MKYKRVLLKLSGEFLTSNGFGIEPEATKALAREIKAAYDTGVQLAIVIGAGNLWRGARQGVGMDRATADYIGMLATIMNALALQDALEALGVPTRVQTALTITQVAEPYIRRRALRHLEKERIVIFGGGTGNPFFSTDTAAALRALEVGAEAVLMAKNKVDGVYSDDPRKNPNAVRFEELSYLEVLNRGLQVMDTTAITLCMEAGLPILVFDIFKPGALVGIIQGEKVGTLIHG; this is translated from the coding sequence ATGAAGTACAAACGCGTTCTCCTCAAGCTTTCCGGCGAGTTCCTCACCTCCAACGGCTTCGGCATAGAGCCCGAGGCCACCAAGGCCCTGGCCCGGGAGATCAAAGCCGCCTACGACACCGGGGTGCAGCTGGCCATCGTCATCGGGGCGGGGAACCTTTGGCGGGGGGCCCGCCAGGGGGTGGGGATGGACCGGGCCACCGCCGATTACATCGGCATGCTGGCCACCATCATGAACGCCCTGGCCCTCCAGGACGCCCTGGAAGCCCTGGGGGTGCCCACCCGGGTCCAGACCGCCCTCACCATCACCCAGGTGGCCGAGCCCTACATCCGCCGCCGGGCCCTGCGCCATCTGGAGAAGGAGCGCATCGTCATCTTCGGTGGGGGCACGGGCAACCCCTTTTTCTCCACCGACACCGCCGCCGCCCTACGGGCCCTGGAGGTGGGGGCCGAGGCGGTCCTCATGGCCAAAAACAAGGTGGACGGGGTCTACTCCGACGACCCCCGCAAGAACCCCAACGCCGTCCGCTTTGAGGAGCTTAGCTATCTGGAGGTGCTCAACCGCGGCCTCCAGGTCATGGACACCACCGCCATCACCCTGTGCATGGAGGCGGGCCTCCCCATCCTGGTCTTTGACATCTTCAAGCCGGGCGCCCTGGTGGGTATTATCCAGGGGGAAAAGGTGGGCACGCTGATCCACGGCTAA
- the frr gene encoding ribosome recycling factor encodes MNLKDLYAETRSHMQKSLEALEHNLAGLRTGRANPALLLHLKVEYYGTHVPLSQIATVSAPDARTLVVQSWDQNALKAIEKAIRDSDLGLNPANKGDALYINIPPLTEERRKELVKAARHMAEEGRIAIRNVRREALEKLKKLAKELHLSEDDTKRAEAEIQKITDEFIAKADALAEKKEQEILG; translated from the coding sequence ATGAACCTAAAGGACCTCTACGCGGAAACCCGAAGCCACATGCAAAAGAGCCTCGAGGCCCTGGAGCACAACCTGGCCGGCCTGCGCACCGGGCGGGCCAACCCTGCCCTGCTCCTCCACCTCAAGGTGGAGTACTACGGCACCCACGTACCCCTGTCGCAGATCGCCACCGTGAGCGCCCCCGACGCCAGGACCCTGGTGGTGCAGTCCTGGGACCAGAACGCCCTCAAGGCCATTGAGAAGGCCATCCGCGACTCCGACCTGGGCCTGAACCCGGCCAACAAGGGGGATGCCCTCTACATCAACATCCCCCCCCTGACGGAGGAGAGGCGCAAGGAGCTGGTCAAGGCTGCCCGCCACATGGCCGAGGAGGGGCGGATCGCCATCCGCAACGTGCGCCGCGAGGCCCTGGAAAAGCTGAAGAAGCTGGCCAAGGAACTCCACCTCTCCGAGGACGACACCAAGCGAGCCGAGGCGGAGATCCAGAAGATCACCGACGAGTTCATCGCCAAGGCCGACGCCCTGGCGGAGAAGAAGGAGCAGGAGATCCTGGGCTAG
- a CDS encoding phosphatidate cytidylyltransferase has protein sequence MRGNPEELPTRVASALVGAALLLFVLWAGLPLVLPTLVLVLWLGSLELKEMLARRGIGLNLPFLFLGGVGLFLFSLPQLYWHFPQVPWREVGLGLFVMASFSYELLKGADLTRFAFTLLAFLYLPWSLGYVLLLRETPDGALGLWTLSLPIVASFATDIGAYFVGRAWGKRKLAPEISPGKTVEGSMGGILVSFLALVAYTGLVREVFPFGLLELWFFSLLLSLAAQLGDLAESMLKRYCGVKDSGRFLPGHGGLLDRIDSLLFTLPLTYYLVVLFT, from the coding sequence GTGAGGGGAAACCCAGAGGAGTTGCCTACCCGCGTGGCCTCCGCCCTGGTGGGGGCGGCCCTTCTCCTCTTTGTCCTTTGGGCCGGACTGCCTTTGGTCCTGCCCACCCTGGTCCTGGTGCTCTGGCTGGGAAGCCTGGAGCTGAAGGAGATGCTGGCCCGGCGGGGTATCGGCCTGAACCTGCCCTTCCTCTTCCTGGGAGGGGTGGGGCTTTTCCTCTTCTCCCTGCCCCAGCTGTACTGGCACTTCCCCCAGGTGCCCTGGCGGGAGGTGGGCCTGGGGCTTTTCGTCATGGCCAGCTTCAGCTACGAACTCCTCAAGGGGGCCGACCTTACCCGCTTCGCCTTCACCCTCCTGGCCTTCCTCTACCTGCCCTGGAGCCTGGGCTATGTCCTCCTCCTCAGGGAAACCCCCGACGGCGCCCTGGGGCTTTGGACCCTCAGCCTGCCCATTGTGGCCAGCTTCGCCACCGACATCGGGGCCTACTTCGTGGGGCGGGCCTGGGGCAAGAGGAAGCTGGCCCCGGAGATCAGCCCGGGGAAGACGGTGGAGGGGTCCATGGGGGGGATCCTGGTCAGCTTCCTGGCCCTGGTGGCCTACACGGGCCTGGTGCGGGAGGTTTTCCCCTTTGGCCTTCTGGAGCTTTGGTTTTTCAGCCTCCTCCTCTCCCTGGCCGCCCAGCTTGGGGACCTGGCGGAATCCATGCTGAAGCGGTACTGTGGGGTGAAGGACTCGGGACGGTTCCTGCCGGGGCACGGGGGGCTTTTGGACCGGATCGATAGCCTCCTCTTCACCCTGCCCCTCACCTACTACCTGGTGGTGCTCTTCACATGA
- the dxr gene encoding 1-deoxy-D-xylulose-5-phosphate reductoisomerase: protein MKRVVILGSTGSIGRQALEVCRWRGYRVVGLAAGRNLEALSQQIAEWRPERVAADEALHGELKARFPWLRLASAEEVAALEAEVAVAAIPGLAGLSPTRVAAQTGKRIALANKEAMVAAGPLLWQEVERGKAEVLPVDSEHSALFQALLGERREDVAELILTASGGPFLREPQDLSQVTPEMALAHPRWRMGPKVTVDSATLFNKGLEVLEAKELFRFPLERVRVLVHPQAYVHGLVRFVDGSLKAQLGPTDMRLPIQYALSYPERGETPLRDLPIPGVLEFLEPDPKRFPALEVAYEAGRRGGVAQAAVSAADEVAVEAFLQGQLPFPRIAEVLAKVLERTPDLPLTWENLFAVDAWAREEAKRWA, encoded by the coding sequence ATGAAACGGGTCGTGATCCTCGGTTCCACGGGTTCCATTGGCCGGCAGGCCCTGGAGGTCTGCCGTTGGCGGGGTTACCGGGTGGTGGGCCTGGCGGCAGGGCGGAACCTGGAAGCCCTTTCCCAGCAGATCGCCGAGTGGCGGCCCGAACGGGTGGCGGCGGACGAAGCCCTCCACGGCGAGCTCAAGGCCCGCTTTCCCTGGCTCCGCCTGGCCTCCGCCGAGGAGGTGGCCGCCCTGGAGGCCGAGGTGGCCGTGGCCGCCATCCCGGGCCTGGCCGGCCTCTCCCCCACCCGGGTGGCGGCCCAGACGGGAAAACGCATCGCCCTGGCCAACAAGGAGGCCATGGTGGCCGCAGGCCCCCTTCTGTGGCAGGAGGTGGAAAGGGGCAAGGCGGAGGTCCTCCCCGTGGACTCGGAGCACTCCGCCCTTTTCCAGGCCCTTCTGGGCGAAAGGCGGGAGGATGTGGCCGAACTCATCCTCACCGCCAGCGGCGGGCCCTTCCTGCGGGAACCCCAGGACCTCTCCCAGGTCACCCCGGAGATGGCCCTGGCCCACCCCCGTTGGAGGATGGGGCCCAAGGTCACCGTGGACTCCGCCACCCTCTTCAACAAGGGCCTCGAGGTCCTGGAGGCCAAGGAACTCTTCCGCTTCCCCTTGGAAAGGGTCCGGGTGCTGGTCCACCCCCAGGCCTACGTGCACGGCCTGGTGCGTTTCGTGGACGGGAGCCTCAAGGCCCAGCTCGGGCCCACGGACATGCGCCTACCCATCCAGTACGCCCTCTCCTACCCCGAGCGGGGGGAAACCCCCTTGCGGGACCTGCCCATACCGGGGGTGTTGGAGTTCCTGGAGCCGGACCCCAAGCGCTTCCCCGCCCTGGAGGTGGCCTACGAGGCCGGCCGGCGGGGCGGGGTGGCCCAGGCGGCGGTCTCCGCCGCGGATGAGGTGGCGGTGGAGGCCTTCCTCCAGGGCCAGTTGCCCTTCCCCCGCATCGCGGAAGTGTTGGCCAAGGTCCTGGAAAGGACCCCGGACCTTCCCCTAACATGGGAGAACCTCTTCGCCGTGGACGCATGGGCCCGGGAGGAGGCCAAGAGGTGGGCATGA